The genomic interval tttttattttttgtggtcTTTACATATTATGGGGTGTGCTTGATATAATTCTAGAAATTGTATCACTTTCTCATTTGTCCATGCCGGTGGCGATTAGCTGGATGAGGAAGACATTTTTACTTGACGTACGCACTCGCTGCGTGTTGTAAGCAGAACTGAGCAAAGCGCCAACGTGTGGACAGATCGCCAACGTTGGCGCGCAGATTCCATTGATAAAACCGACACGAGACGGCCAACTACCAACGCTCGCCCCAACGTTGGGACCAATGTCATTTTCTAGATCCACAAGTTGGACGAATTGCGTTGGAACGAGCGTTGGGGCCAACGTGTGGAGCCGTCGTTAACATATTGGTCAGGACCTATAAGACAAGTATTTCTACACACCTCAGTTGAAATATTGTCATCTCTGATTTCATTTGTTGGCAATGTACAACCTTTATCTTCTTGAGTGGAATCCTGAGATGTTTGTAAAGAAGTAGCAGCATTTACATCCAGATTTGTCTGTATTCTGAGTCGCTACAATAtcctagtaaataaataaaaataatgtattttgagAGGCGATGACTTCTATAGACTTTGCAATGAATTTCAGAATGAGAGTTATTATGACagtgaatttaaattttaaacttaCTGTATTGGTAaaaatttctatatatttttttgatccAGTTAGTGATCTATAAACTGAATATCGGAATCGTAGGGATTTTCTATTCAGTCTAATGTAGGTCCAAGTAGCACTTTCACTGGTCCTTGTGTAGAGGTCCTGGTGGTGGAATATCGGACCTCGTTTGTTGACCGCcgtgtttgtttactttaaatcaGTACCGGACAATAATTTCGTGGTGAAGTGTCGCGCTctgttttaattgcaataaatacGTGATTACTTAAATGTAAAGCGTCtttctgttttaaattaatatctataaagtTAATTGTATAGATTAAGAATAAAGTGTCATCAAAATACtgcaaaaatgaaaaagattGTTTTGAAAAATCCCCGAGCTgagtataatatatgtatatttatgccTACGTACTTCTTGGTTGGTAGAACTAGGTACCTTCTGGATAGCTACCAGAGCTATTATTAGGAATATGTatgataataacaataacaccGAATAGAATTTCAATATGACCTTGGGATAGTCTTTATGTTGCAATGTACCTTAAGCGTTGCTCCTCCTGTATCAACGTTGCATACAAGTGATTTAATCTCTCGATACACACAAGGAAGCCTAAAAacccagttttattttttgattccACAACTTTTTTCTTTACAATCTGCATTGTGATGCGTTTACGAAGAACTCTTCTGTACTTTATAAATATGGTCAATcccaatatatgtatattgtttggCTTTTTCAAGATAAGCCAACACTTCATTTACATTTTGTGCAGAAAGTGGCTTTTTTAGGCCATACAAATTGGATGCTCTCGAGTTCAATATATCGAAGTGTGTCGATGTGAACTTATGGATTGAACAGTTTATTCCCGAGTCATGGAAAACTCTAGtgtaatacctattttaaagaCAGATTAGCCTCCCGATAGTGCTAATTCCTACCGACCTATTTCATTATCATCTTTTCTAGGTAAAATATTTGAGAACATGATAAAAACTCGGCTTGACTGGTTTGTTGATTACAATAACATACTACCAAATGTTCAATATGACTTCAGACGAGGGCGAAGTTGTGAAGACAGCTTTGTTTCACTTGTCTCCGATCTGAAATATGCGAAAAATAGTAAATCAAGTgtagggtagactgggtacggttgtgacaATTTTCAAATGATTGACTATAGCTTTTTATTTATGCTATTAATCTGAACAAAAAATGTATTctaattaagtttattcattGCTTAACGTATAAACATGAAAGTATATGTCTAAATCAAATGGTTAgtacataaaatgaaatttaaaaagaaaaggtAAATTGTCACAACCGTACCCACCCCAAGGGCGGTTGTGACAGTACTGGGGGTCAATAGTGACACGATGAAAATACTGTAATATGATcacaaaataagataaaaatactctaaaatgccaataaaacactttaattgcaaaaaatatttatttatttttatataataatcaaCTAAATTATACTTTcctaacaaaagaaataaaatctttgaacattttaatttcttacaACATATAAGGCACTATAGGATCTTTGGTTACAATCAGTAGTCTTCATTAGTACAGTCAGTCTTCATCTATACCCACTATTTAAGTACCTTAAAGTATTTATAACAGTCTGCACTTAAAATTAGTTAAAGCGGActtaacaaatataatatattaatcatgttcataatcacattagaACTTAATCTCTATTCTATTTTGAAACTAAActcaaaacataataaaatcttttaaacaggaactcaaatatttttttagaaatgtagcatgtgaaaatttataaaagtaaGTTTGACAACTAATCTAATCCGACTCATCACAGTTGTGACAAATATAATACCGACTACCATCTGTACAGTCTACATGGGCCCAAAGGTTACACTTTCCTTGGCATTTAATCCATTTTTCGCCAGGCCTACTTTCAGAATATGGACCAAGGCacaccaaacaaaaatattcttcttcaTCTGATATTGACGGTGATTGTTTCCTTTTCGTTGCTTTACCTTTTCCTTTTCCTTTCGGCtcattgagattttttttgatGCCCTTTGCCTTCAGTCGTTTTTCTTTTGCTTCATATTCTTGCCTGACTGCCTCTTTTTCAGGCGTGTCCGTGTAAATCGTAGACTTCTTGGTTCTAGGTCCTCGCGTTTTTCTTTGGGAAGCTTTTGGAAAGGGCCGAACAATTTCAGGAGAAAAAACTGATGGTATGGCAGAAGTAGATGGTTGAACATTGCTAAAATTTTGGCTTGGTGTATTGTCTAATATAGAAGGTGAAAGTGGTGGACTTTTATTATTAGGTCCAAAATTCTCAGTAACAAAATTTTCTTCTTGAATACAGTCAAGGTTGgcaatatttactaaaaatggTGCTATGGGAGCATCCTCTTGATTGTCAGGGATTGGTCTGCTTATTACAGGTGATGGTGCTGCAGGAGAAATATCTTCAGTGTCTGTTCTGCTTGTTGTGTGAGATGGTATTGCAGAAGCATTATTTTCAGTGTCAGGATTTGGTCTAGTTCTTCCAGGTGACGGTACTGCAGGAATATTGTCTTCAGTATCAGGGTTTGGTCTGTCGGTTACGAAAGAGGGTGCAAAGTCAATATCTCCGAACAGATTACGGTTGTATGGATAGATCCCAGTTTTCATAAAACCAGCCTGTATGTTCGCCTGTGTAAGAGCCAGAGGCATAGCAATTTTGATGATACCTGGTATATCATATATTGTCATCGTTTTACCAGGGTGGCTTCGCATCCATCCATCGCAAGCAGTGTTAATAGCTTTTTTTAAAGGTCCGAAGACAGACCGGTCGAGAGGCTGAAGCTTGTGAGAGCAATGTGGGGGAAATGAAAGTAAAGTGATCCCGTTTTCTTTACAATAATCTAAGGTATTAATGTGAATGTGCGATGAATGATTATCAAGCACGAGTAACACTTTGTGAGTTAGTGAAGCATTACaaaatttcttaaaatgtttaagAAATTCTAAGAAGGATAGATCTTGCATCCAGCCGGAAGGGTTTGCAGCTCCAACAGATCCAACTGGTCCGTCCCTCACAAAGTGGTCGTGGTAACGAACACGagggaaaataaaaaacggaGGCATGGTATTTCCCAAGGCGTTCACTGCAAAAGCTACCGTAACTAACGTGCCCCGTTCAGCAGAAGTAACGGCTCCCACTTGCCGCGTACCACGTCTTGCAATGACTTTATCAGGTTTTTGGACCGTAGTGACGCCTGTTTCGTCGACATTGTAGATATCCTGTGGCTCGTAAGGATGTCTATCCATAACAACTTGCAAGTTGTCGTAAAAAGCTTccacatttgttttattgaaactagTTGCCCTTgaaaggcttgtagcttgagCTACTCGAACAGATAGAGAAGGATTTCTATTCAGGAAGGAACGGAACCATTCTTCGCCTGCCATCTCATTCTCAGCCCAAGTAGCAGGTCGCTTTAGGTTATATTGAGTTGCAAGCTCAAAAGCCAACTTCCGCACCTCTTTTGCAGTAAGTCCGAAATAAATGTCCGCGCAACgctgtaaatattttgacaactGCTGCTCTTGTTGTTCGGAAAATACTTTATTGTGAGCAACATACCCCATGCTAATGCTATTGTTTTCATTATCGCCCGTGCTGGCATTATCGCGTTTTCGAACATACCTTAATAGTGACATGCGATTAACATCATGCATTTCCGCAGCTTGTCGCAAAGAAGTCCCGCGTTTAGTTTCTTTGTAagcatcttcatactgattcaaGCTGCACTGTGCTCTTGTAGTCTTTCGTTTGCGTATTCTAGGcatctaaaacaataaacaaccgCTTTTACTTATGTCACAACCGTACCCACAGAtcgttttaataaaagaaacaccaccacgtcaaaacaaaataacctaCAATAAATGTAACCACTGATATTACACTGCTACTATTTGATTTATATCGATGAACAACACTCAATACCCTATCAGTATACATGTTATAGCAATTACGAAATAATAATGAatcaaaatacttactttttgcgttcaaaaatcaaaatgtgCTCCTGGTCACGTACACTCTGCGCGTCGGATGACGCAACACTGTGACACAGGTTGAGACGTGCAAGGCGCTCGTCTTTCCCCTTGCACGCCCCCCGCTAATCCTTATATTTTCGACAATACAGCGACtgtcactaccgtaccctggcacaaccgtacccagtctaccctaaTATGGGTGTTGTTAGATGTTCAGGGAGCCTTTGATAGTAGTTTGATAGCCAGgaacacaataaaacaaatcaattgaAACTGATAAATCTTTATTGATAATGGTGACAtggtttttacacgctttttattttttacgtaatatcGTTACTACAGCtcaaaacaaattaagtatATCAATAATACAAATGGATTAAAACTAACAACATACACTtcctaaataataaacaaactacATAGTAATTAGGGGCCAATATCACTGAGCCTACTGGACtccaagcaaacaaaaaatattccggaaatatcatgataatgatgatgttaCGCTAATGATAACAATATCGTTAAAATCTATCTCTAAATGGTAATTTGCGAGGGTAACGCAGATCTATCAGCTCTGGCAAAACACATCGGTGGTAAAAGATATTCAATTTAGACATTTCGTCTGGCGTCCAAAACTCATCATCTCTTTCAATGACATCAATTTCGATGCCATTTGGCGTCCAAACAACAAAgtaacaaaattttcttttagttaGCTTTCAGTTGGCCTTGcacttgaaaataataattatgcgttttttttaatttaattccatTAGCAGTCtctaaacaaaatttaattttttgttgccGTACTGCTTCTAGCGGTGAAAGACCTGCTGCAGACGACGGGCACTTTATTTCTACAAGTCCGTCTGTCCCTAATAGGCCGTCTGGACTTGCACTAAGGTATGGTTTATCCATACATACGAATAAACCAcatggtgttattttttttcaattttattttctaaatctgCAATTGCAGTTCCTTCATGTGCCCTACCGTATCTCGTTGCATCGTTACCAGCAAATGTagaatataacatattttttaatgttgcaCACGGCGCGGCgtagaatttttcaatttacatatTTGGCCGAACAAAGATGCGGTTATTCGTTTTTTGCGCTCTACAACCCACAAATCTGAATTAGACTGCGTGACagttatttttgagaaaatcatatttcttttttttcaaaaatatgaagtCGCATATCGGGCTCTTGCTCTGTTACCTCACCGTAATGTTTATCGGCCACTGTGAAGCGCTTAGCTCTTTTGGCTCCACGTGCTTTGTATAATGCATTCCTAGTTCGTTGCTTTACtaatttacttttcattttatttatatatttttccgtATATGGATATGAAGTTTCAGGACAGaccttgtttgtttgttttagaagCAAGCTTTCCGCATTTTGTATAAGCCAcccaagattttcaaaaatatcgtTCCACAATCCGCTAGATTTGAGTTGTGGAACGAGGTTTTCTTCACCTACGAACCTTTTACAGTAATATGGCTTACAACTGTCATGCAATCCAAATACGTGGCATGGCCCATTTCGTATATCTTCTACAAGCACGCTAAGCTTGTCTACTGTTGTGGGCTCAAGCTCTTGTGCGTGTGCTACTGCCCTAGTAACTGCGTTGTGTAAACGTCGTATTCTACTTAGAAGCGCTTTACGTAAAGGCACAGGTACAAAGCCAActtattatgtgtttttttccagtttttcttaatttattagaattatttcGTAATAAATGATTGGTGCattctatttttcttatatttatatttggaCCATACACCATTGCGGCCCTAATGCGGTTCATGACGCTACTATCTGCATCACCAATTATCTTCGCGAACATAACTCCGTGCATCTTCATGCTTGCTTTGAATCCATCTAGAATGACCGACGACGTCTCGATTTCGGTAGATGACCCAATCCAATTTTTAAAACACGTATGTGTTGCTGCAAGCTATTTTTTGTTTCGAGCCGTAGCACATACGCTACAATAAGAATTTTTGACCCCAATGTACAGAATTATCTTTGTCCGGTGACCTATTATGCAACCCGCATCAGAAAGTGAATTAAAATTTGTGCCGTAGCTGCGTTTAGCCCATGAGCCGTCTGTTACGACGGTCACACATGGTACACCTTGTGTGACATCATTAGCTTCTAAAGCAAGGCGCCTTTCTTCTGCACCTGCTTCTAACATAAGCTGCAGAGCTATGCCTTTTTGAATTACAGctaactttttattatatttagaataaTATGTTTCGCTCATATTAGGCATATTTAAACTTGCACATACTTCGTCAAGCTGGCTCTATCCATTGCCAGTTTGAGATATACCCTCTATGACATTAAAATTTATCGGaatgtcttttttttctttattccaGTCCTGagagtaaatattttctattttgttacataatttacatttagaaataaattgtgGGTAAAAcccaattcttttttcttttataaattctAAATGCTGAAAATTGCATTCGAATGGTACATGTCTGATATTTTGCAATTGTTGAAATAAGtatgcaatatttattattctgttCCCTTCTAAATTTGCACAATCAGTAACGTTATCGAAAGATATATTGAAGAGTTCTGTATCATACTCGGAGTCACtggatttattttgttcatattgTTCATATGTCGTTGACATCGATTTTTTCTGTGTAGTCCTGTAAGCGCATATAACTCAATCAGAATACGTAAAacctaataaattgtattttactcTAGTTGCTCACAGTGattttatacttacataatCGGTGTTTAACGAGCAAAATCAACGTCTGTTTAGATGATATCCCAATCAGTTTATGTTGGAATAACCGTAAAGCCTGATAAGTTTGATGGCACGGATCATTTTGTCCAAGTACATTTTTAGGTCTTGACGTGGGTATTTCATGTATTTGAGCTTGTACGACGATTTGTTTAAATTACTCTCGAGGTGATCTAAAAAGAacatcagccttacttataaacgtgaattaaactAAATGTAAAAGTGACTTCCGTATCAAAGATGCTCAGGTGCAAAGGATTATCATAAACAGTATTGATAAGAGAGTAAAAGGCcacataattaattgcaacagtgcacgtgaaatgtacataaaattatgtgaaatattcgaaggttctgagcaaagaaacaaagatCCTTATTACAAGGGTTTTTCACATATAAAAAACAAGACAGTCAATCGCTTTCGCAATTAATAAGCGAAATTACAATTTCGTATAAATCAGCTAGGAACAAAAATAGATGATGAAATGGTCATATCCAAAATGCTAAGCTGTTtaccaaataaactattttataacttcttggGAATGCATGGCAGACGATAAGAAAACCCTTCCAAACTTAACAAATAGACTTCTGGCTGAAGAAAATCGTAtgttgaaaacaaaagaaagtgacAAGCAGCTAGTATTTCAAGCTACATCTTCAAAGAAAAAGTTTAatgcaataaaatgtttcaaatgtaacaaaacacaTGAAGAAAGACTGTTGAGCCTGTAGTATCTGTAAAAGGGACCACCATGAAGATAAAGACTGTAAGTTTAAGAATAAACAGTGCTCAATCTGAAAAAAATCTGGTGGTTGCTCCTCATTCATTTTACGACAGATGTTGTGTAAAACAGCTGTAGCCACTATTATTGCTTGCACATGTTTTAAATTTACTCTTAATTTTGATCCGATTGCAGGAAATCTTCGTTTCCAACAACCAAATGTCCTCTCAACCACATTTCTAGTTCTTATTTGGCTTTCATTATAAAGATGCTCTTCTGCTGTTGTAGGGTTCGCTAATGGCGTCAAAAGAAATGACCTCAAGGCATATCCTCTATCACCCAAGAGCCATGTATCGCCACTCTCCATCTTCCATTCTACCTTTGATGTTGCTTGAATCAAATATGTGACTATCGTGACTTCCGCCAGGCCATCTTGCAACAATATTCTGTATGTAGCAGTTAGCATCAGCAATTACTTGGACATTCAGTGAAAATGAGTCTTTTCTGTTGCGGTAAGCATTTTTGCCACCAGGTGTGATTGTATATAGATATGGGTACAATCTATAGCACCTATAACTTTTGGAAATCGGCTTATGTTTTAAGAATTGTTAACAGTGGTTTTTCGCTCATCTTCATTTCTTGGCATATAAATAAAGTAGGGTCTTAGTTTTGCTAGATCCTTGCTGACGGTGTGAATTGCTCGACATGCTGTTGATTTGTGCACTCCTTTAGAATCTCCCACACATCTGAGAAATGATCCAGATGCGTAAAACTCTAGGGTTAATAAGACTTGGTCTGAAGTTGTAATTGCTTCGTTTCTGAAAAATGTGAATAAACATAGATCATTAGTTGCTACCTAGTACCTAAtgtgtatattaatatttgtggATAAAACTTTACTCACCTCCTTGTCAAACGTTTGAGACGAGAATCTAATAAATTTACAAGCACTTTAGCACAATTCTTCGACACCCTAAAGCGTGCTCTAAAATTTACTTCCTCCTATAAATAAGAATCAGTTCGAGGGCGAAAATTTCTCTGCCTTTGTGGTACAAATTGTCCAAATATGAATTCGTCATCAGAAGGAACTGTCCTCgttaattaaatatgaaagaACATGCTCTGATCCCATTTTAACGTTATTTGCAAAGAAATACAGTAGACTCCCGATTATCCGGATCAATTAAAACCAGGGGTATTCTGTATAATCGAAAACCCGGATAACCGATTTCAAagcaaatcaaataatatttaagttttaatatttttttattatgtaatggGTTTTACTTAGATAATACGATATATAAAAAACGAGCTATAACGATAGATAATGAAttacataatacctatgtaatttaaaattttggttGGAAATAACTTGTTATAGATTTTTGACGTAATGAATCACATCTTTTTCTCGCAGCCAAGTCCCTGATGCGCTTCAGTTGTAACAACTGTATGGGATCCGATTCGTC from Helicoverpa armigera isolate CAAS_96S chromosome 19, ASM3070526v1, whole genome shotgun sequence carries:
- the LOC110382559 gene encoding uncharacterized protein LOC110382559, encoding MPRIRKRKTTRAQCSLNQYEDAYKETKRGTSLRQAAEMHDVNRMSLLRYVRKRDNASTGDNENNSISMGYVAHNKVFSEQQEQQLSKYLQRCADIYFGLTAKEVRKLAFELATQYNLKRPATWAENEMAGEEWFRSFLNRNPSLSVRVAQATSLSRATSFNKTNVEAFYDNLQVVMDRHPYEPQDIYNVDETGVTTVQKPDKVIARRGTRQVGAVTSAERGTLVTVAFAVNALGNTMPPFFIFPRVRYHDHFVRDGPVGSVGAANPSGWMQDLSFLEFLKHFKKFCNASLTHKVLLVLDNHSSHIHINTLDYCKENGITLLSFPPHCSHKLQPLDRSVFGPLKKAINTACDGWMRSHPGKTMTIYDIPGIIKIAMPLALTQANIQAGFMKTGIYPYNRNLFGDIDFAPSFVTDRPNPDTEDNIPAVPSPGRTRPNPDTENNASAIPSHTTSRTDTEDISPAAPSPVISRPIPDNQEDAPIAPFLVNIANLDCIQEENFVTENFGPNNKSPPLSPSILDNTPSQNFSNVQPSTSAIPSVFSPEIVRPFPKASQRKTRGPRTKKSTIYTDTPEKEAVRQEYEAKEKRLKAKGIKKNLNEPKGKGKGKATKRKQSPSISDEEEYFCLVCLGPYSESRPGEKWIKCQGKCNLWAHVDCTDGSRYYICHNCDESD